In the genome of Mycteria americana isolate JAX WOST 10 ecotype Jacksonville Zoo and Gardens chromosome 7, USCA_MyAme_1.0, whole genome shotgun sequence, one region contains:
- the HYI gene encoding putative hydroxypyruvate isomerase has protein sequence MALRFSANLSWLFPELPALPARLEAAAAAGFGAAEAAWPAGCPARALRAAAERAGVRIVLLNTPPGDQEAGEMGLAAVPGRQAAFRQGLAAAVQYAKAVGCPRIHLMAGRVPLGVDRAALAGKMETTFIENLRYAADLLAQEDMIGLVEPINNRITDPRYFLNTPHQAAAILEKVGRPNLKLQLDLFHCQIMDGNLSHNLETYFSHIGHIQIAQVPGRHEPDSPGELNFPYLFKLLESLGYTGYVGCEYAPKGDTLEGLGWLRSYWESRGLQHGGTTKAAE, from the exons atGGCGCTGCGCTTCTCCGCCAACCTCTCGTGGCTCTTCCCGGagctgccggcgctgccggcgcggctggaggcggcggcggccgccgggttcggggcggcggaggcggcctGGCCGGCGGGCTGCCCGGCCCGGGCGCTGcgggccgcggcggagcgggcgggggTGCGGATCGTCCTCCTCAACACCCCTCCCG GGGACCAGGAGGCGGGCGAGATGGGGCTGGCGGCCGTGCCCGGGCGCCAGGCCGCCTTCCGCCAGGGCCTGGCCGCGGCGGTGCAGTACGCCAAGGCGGTGGGCTGCCCCAG GATCCACCTGATGGCTGGGCGGGTTCCCCTGGGAGTAGACCGGGCAGCACTGGCAGGCAAGATGGAAACCACCTTCATTGAGAATCTCAGATACGCTGCTGACCTCCTGGCCCAG GAAGACATGATCGGACTGGTGGAGCCTATTAACAACCGCATCACTGACCCTCGCTACTTTCTGAACACACCGCACCAAG CTGCTGCCATCCTGGAGAAGGTGGGACGGCCCAACCTGAAGCTGCAGCTG GACCTCTTTCACTGCCAGATCATGGATGGGAATTTGTCACACAACCTGGAGACATACTTCTCACACATCG GTCATATCCAGATTGCACAGGTGCCAGGGCGGCACGAGCCCGACAGCCCTGGGGAGTTGAACTTCCCCTACCTCTTCAAGCTCCTGGAGTCCCTTGGCTACACTGGCTACGTGGGGTGTGAGTATGCTCCGAAAG GAGACACTCTGGAAGGTTTGGGCTGGCTGCGCTCATACTGGGAGAGCCGAGGCCTGCAGCATGGTGGGACCACCAAGGCAGCAGAGTAA